The genome window GCGGGGTCAGGATGAGCAGGCGGTCGCCGGTTGGCTGCACGGCAATCTGGCGGTCCTGGTGCACGTGGCGCTCCAGCAGCTTGGTGGCCTGCACCAGCAGCGTGCGGTCGGCCAGCATGGATTCATGCGACGGCAGTTCCAGCACGTCGGCGTCAGGCGGGAGGTCTTCGGCCTTTCCGGCAAAGGCCAGGCCCTGGATAGAGGCCATGGCGGCGCGCAGGTCGCCGCCCTCCTCCAGCGACGAGTCCAGGGCCTCGGCCAGGTCGATGATGGACTGGTCCGCCATGCCGTAGAGGATGGCCGTGGCCTTGCTGTCGAACAGGACCGAGCGCCGAAGCGAGTCCGACCAGAAATCGTAGTGCGACACGCGCCGCAGAGAGGCCTCGATGCCGCCCAGGATCACCGGGATGCCCGGAAAGGCCCGACGCACGATGTTGGTGTAGGCGATCACCGCCCGGTTGGGGCGGTTTCCGGCCTTGCCGCCGGGGGTGTAGGCGTCGTCAGAGCGCTTCTTGCGGAAGGCCGTGTAGTGGGCCAGCATGGAGTCCAGCGCCCCGGCAGTGACGCCAGCGAACAGGCGGGGACGGCCCATGGCGGCCACGTCGTCGGGGACGTCCCAGCGTGGCTGGGCCACGATGCCCACCCGGTAGCCGTGCTCCACGAGCCAGCGGCCCAGAAGCGGCGCGCCGAAGGAGGGGTGGTCCACGTATGCGTCGCCGGTGACGAGAAGAATGTCCAGTTGGTCCCAGCCGAGACGGTCCATCTCGGCGCGGGTCATGGGGAGGAAATCGGGTTGGGTGAGAGGCGTGCGCGACATGGGGGGAGTATGGTCATCGGACGCGGCCGCGTCCAGGGGAAAGCCGCCTTATCAGGTGGACAAAAGTGCTTCAGGCGACCTTCAGGAGGTCTGGACGCTCCTGGCTGCGGTCTCCAGAGCCTCGCAGGCAAAGGCGTTCAGGCTCTTGCCGCTGGCCTTGGCGGCGGTTTCGGCCAGACGGTGCACCTCGGGCGAGACGCGCACCACGAACCGCCCCGAATAGGGCTTGTCGGGCTGCTTGCCGATCTCGGCGCAGGTGGCGAGGTAGTCGTCCACGGCCTCCTGGAAGGAGGCGCGCAGTTCGTCGATGGAGCGCCCGGAGAAATGGACGACATCCCGGATGCCGACGACCTCGCCGTGGAAGGTGTCGTCGTCAGGTTCGTAGGCGAAGACGCCAGAGTAGTGTTTATGGTGGAGAGCGTTCATTGATTTATCCCCATCTCCTGCAGATAACGCCGGATAGACTTGACTGCGCCTTTGTCCACTTCCGGCCCCGGGTGCGGCCTGTGAAGCCTCAAAACCAGCTTACCCTCAGACACGAACCGGACGCGTGACCCGTCACCTTCCAGCTTGCGGCATCCCACAGCAAGCAGCAATGCCTCGACGTCGCTCCACCGGATGTCCCCTCGTTCCGGCTTGGTAAGCAGGGCTTGCAGCGTTTTCCGATTTCGGCTGTTCACCCAATCATAGTATCACTATTTGGCACAAAGTCAACATACCCGCTGCTCTTCAACGCACGCAAAAAGGCGGCCCCTCGCGGAGCCGCCTTTTTGCTGTCTATTCTCTCATGATCGCCGCAGGCTCTCGCCTGCGGCGTCACTCTCAGATTACCACTTCTTCTTGCGCTGTTCTTCCAAAGCCTTGGCCTGCTCCTGCCAGTCCTCGAAACCGGCGTGGTACAGGGCGTCGGCGACGGTTCTTTCCCAGTCCCAGGCGGCGTAGATCACAGGCTTGTGGAACGCGGCGCGGAACTTCTCCAGCTCCTGGCGGTAGAAGTTCTCCTTGGGGGTGTCCAGGTGGTCGCGCAGCTGCGTGGAAAGCCTGGTCTGCTCGCCCTCGTACCATTCGGACAGATCCTTGGAGGACTTGTACTTCTTCAGGATGTGCTCGTACTTGTGGGAGACAAGCATCTCGTGCAGGCGATTCAGGTGCTGCTCGCTCACCCAGCCGCCAAGGCCGGACACGGGGATGTTCAGAGCCTCAACAGCCGCGATGTCGAACTTGGTCTGGTAGTAGGTATCGGGCACCACCGAGGCGCTGACGATGCCAGCGATGGACACCAGGCCGCGAAGGATGAGGCTGTTGGACACGCCCTGTCCGCAGAAGCCGACCTTCTTGCCCATCTTCTGGCCGGTGAAGATGGTCACCAGGATGGCCCACACAACGGCGGGGTCTTCCTCGTCGTAGATGTGCTTGAGGCTTGGGTTGTCGCGGTCGGTGGCCAGCACCATCTGGGTCATGTCGTTGGAGCCGATGGAGAAGCCGTCGAACTCCGCGATGAACTCCTTGGCCAGGATGGCGTTGGAGGGGATCTCGCTCATGAGGTGCAGCTTCAGGCCGTCCTCGCCGGAGCGCATGCGGTGCACGCGCGACAGGTAGCGGCGCATGGAGCGGGCTTCTTCCAGGGTGCGCACGAAGGGCAGCATCATCTGGAGGTTCTTGCCGCCGAAGATGCCGCGCGCCAGTTTGAAGGACTCGATCTCCCAGTCGTGGATGTTGCGCGAGACGCCGCGATAACCCAGCATGGGGTTGTCCTCGAAGTTCTCGAACAGCATGCCGCCGACCAGGTTGCGGTACTCGTTGGATTTGAAGTCGGTCGTGCGGTAAATGATGGGCTTGCCGAAGAAGGCCATGGCAAAGAGCGACAGGTTCTGCGCCAGGGTCTGGACGTAGAGTTCCTTGCCGGTGCGGTAGCCGCGCGAACGCAGCTGCTTGGCGATGCGTGCGGGCAGGGTGCGCACTTCTTCCATGTCGCGCTGGATGCCCACCTGACGGGCGATCTCGGCGCGCATCTCCTTGATCTTCTCGATGGTCTCGATGATGAGCGGCTCGTGTGCCACGGACTGGGCGCGCTCGGCCACGTGGGCCTTCACTTCCATGCGGCGCTTCACGGCTTCGGCATGGGTGGAGGGATCGTTCAGCTCGTCCCAGTAGCCCATGATGACCGCGACGTGGTCTTCCAGGCTGATGGAGGTCTTCAGCACGTCCAGGCGGCGGGTGGCGTTGCCCAGGTACTCGTCGAGCTTCTTGTCCAGCTCGCGCAGCTTGCGGTGGATGGCCAGCACCTCGTCGGTGCCGCGCGCGCCCTCGCGCTCGGTGAGGTTCTCGAGCTCCCTGGACAGGCCGGTGACCAGACCCACGTACTGGCGCAGCTTCAGGTCCATGGGGATGTAGCCCGCAGCCATCTGTTCGGTGATGGCCTTGGTCAGGTTGTGCTCGTACTCCTGGAGTTTCTTCTCCACCAGCTGTCCGAGGACGCCCTGGTCGTAGGCTTCAAGCGCCATGGGGTGCACGCCGATGTTGCCCAGCATGAATTCGGCGCGAAGCAAGCCCACCTCGAAGTCCGGGATGG of Fundidesulfovibrio putealis DSM 16056 contains these proteins:
- a CDS encoding type II toxin-antitoxin system HicA family toxin: MNSRNRKTLQALLTKPERGDIRWSDVEALLLAVGCRKLEGDGSRVRFVSEGKLVLRLHRPHPGPEVDKGAVKSIRRYLQEMGINQ
- a CDS encoding type II toxin-antitoxin system HicB family antitoxin — encoded protein: MNALHHKHYSGVFAYEPDDDTFHGEVVGIRDVVHFSGRSIDELRASFQEAVDDYLATCAEIGKQPDKPYSGRFVVRVSPEVHRLAETAAKASGKSLNAFACEALETAARSVQTS